The following are from one region of the Gossypium hirsutum isolate 1008001.06 chromosome D03, Gossypium_hirsutum_v2.1, whole genome shotgun sequence genome:
- the LOC107950445 gene encoding linamarin synthase 2 translates to MGSIKSHAVCLPFPAQGHINPMMQLAKLLHSRGFYITFVNSEFNHRRLIRSRGEEAVKGLPDFRFEAIPDGLPPSDSDATQCAPAICDSTRKNCLAPFLELLSKLNSSPQLTPVTCIVCDGIMNCGTKAAQLIGVPYVQLWTSSTVSFLGFLHYKELAQRGIVPFKDEGFVSDGTLEMAIDWIPGMPNMRLKDLPSFIRTTDPEDTMFNYLMEVSQECLESSSIIFNTFDEFEKEVLQVIASKSPNIYAIGPLTSLSRNLLEIQHNSLNSSLWKEDTSCIEWLNTMKPKSVVYVNYGSVTVMSNHHLEEFAWGLANSKYPFLWVIRPGVVMGESAILPREFMEAIKGRGFITSWCPQQQVLSHPAIGVFLTHCGWNSLLEAVSEGVPLICWPFFGDQQTNCRYSCTTWGNGMEINPDVKRKDVEALIKEIMEGDNGPRIRQKALEWKKKAKSAISVGGSSITNFDRMIKEALRQG, encoded by the exons ATGGGTTCAATTAAATCGCATGCAGTATGTCTTCCATTCCCAGCACAAGGTCATATTAACCCCATGATGCAACTGGCCAAGCTCTTGCACTCTAGAGGCTTCTATATAACCTTTGTCAACTCCGAGTTCAATCATAGACGGTTGATACGGTCTAGAGGGGAAGAAGCTGTTAAGGGTCTGCCTGATTTCCGGTTCGAAGCCATACCCGATGGGCTGCCACCTTCCGATTCCGATGCGACTCAGTGCGCTCCAGCAATATGCGATTCCACACGAAAAAATTGTTTGGCTCCATTCTTGGAGCTACTATCTAAGCTTAATTCCTCACCCCAACTGACCCCTGTTACTTGCATAGTTTGTGATGGAATCATGAACTGTGGTACCAAGGCAGCTCAACTCATTGGGGTGCCTTATGTTCAACTCTGGACTTCTTCAACCGTTAGCTTTCTGGGATTTCTGCACTACAAAGAACTAGCTCAAAGAGGCATTGTTCCATTCAAAG ATGAAGGCTTTGTTAGCGATGGGACACTTGAGATGGCCATTGATTGGATCCCTGGTATGCCTAACATGCGCCTCAAGGACCTTCCAAGCTTCATAAGAACCACCGACCCCGAAGACACCATGTTTAATTACCTCATGGAAGTATCACAAGAATGCTTAGAATCTTCTTCAATAATCTTTAACACATTCGATGAGTTCGAGAAAGAAGTGCTACAAGTAATTGCTTCCAAATCCCCTAATATTTATGCAATTGGTCCACTCACCTCCCTAAGTAGGAACCTACTTGAAATCCAACATAACTCACTAAATTCAAGCCTGTGGAAGGAGGATACAAGTTGCATCGAATGGCTTAACACAATGAAACCCAAGTCGGTGGTGTATGTGAATTATGGGAGTGTAACAGTGATGTCTAACCATCATTTGGAAGAATTTGCTTGGGGACTTGCAAATAGTAAATACCCGTTTTTATGGGTAATTAGGCCTGGTGTTGTGATGGGCGAATCGGCTATTTTGCCAAGAGAATTCATGGAGGCAATAAAAGGAAGGGGCTTCATAACAAGCTGGTGTCCCCAACAGCAAGTGTTGTCCCACCCAGCAATTGGCGTTTTCTTGACACATTGTGGATGGAATTCTCTGTTGGAAGCTGTGTCCGAAGGAGTGCCTTTAATATGTTGGCCTTTCTTTGGTGATCAACAAACGAATTGTCGATATTCGTGCACCACATGGGGCAATGGAATGGAAATCAACCCTGACGTAAAGCGTAAGGATGTGGAGGCTCTTATTAAAGAGATAATGGAAGGAGATAATGGGCCAAGGATAAGACAAAAGGCATTGGAATGGAAGAAAAAAGCTAAATCTGCCATTAGTGTTGGAGGATCTTCTATTACCAACTTTGATAGAATGATCAAGGAGGCCCTACGTCAAGGTTGA
- the LOC121215314 gene encoding linamarin synthase 2-like → MGLIKSHAVCLPFPAQGHVNPMMQLAKLLHSRGFHITFVNTEFNHRRLIRSRGEEAVKDEGFVSDGTLEMAIDWIPGMPNMRLKDLPSFIRTTDPEDTMFNYLMEVSQECLESSSIIFNTFDEFEKEVLQVIASKSPNIYAIGPLTSLSRNLLEIQHNSLNSSLWKEDTSCIEWLNTMKPKSVVYVNYGSVTVMSNHHLEEFAWGLANSKYPFLWVIRPGVVMGESAILPREFMEAIKGRGFITSWCPQQQVLSHPAIGVFLTHCGWNSLLEVVSEGVPLICWPFFGDQQTNCRYSCTTWGNGMEINPDVKRKDVEALVKEIMEGDNGQRIRQKALEWKKKS, encoded by the exons ATGGGTTTAATTAAATCGCATGCAGTATGTCTTCCATTCCCAGCACAAGGTCATGTTAACCCCATGATGCAACTGGCCAAGCTCTTGCACTCTAGAGGCTTCCATATAACCTTTGTCAACACCGAGTTCAATCATAGACGATTGATACGGTCTAGAGGGGAAGAAGCTGTTAAGG ATGAAGGCTTTGTTAGCGATGGGACACTTGAGATGGCCATTGATTGGATCCCTGGTATGCCTAACATGCGCCTCAAGGACCTTCCAAGCTTCATAAGAACCACCGACCCCGAAGACACCATGTTTAATTACCTCATGGAAGTATCACAAGAATGCTTAGAATCTTCTTCAATAATCTTTAACACATTCGATGAGTTCGAGAAAGAAGTGCTACAAGTAATTGCTTCCAAGTCCCCTAATATTTATGCAATTGGTCCACTCACCTCCCTAAGTAGGAACCTACTTGAAATCCAACATAACTCACTAAATTCAAGCCTATGGAAGGAGGATACAAGTTGCATCGAATGGCTTAACACAATGAAACCCAAGTCGGTGGTGTATGTGAATTACGGGAGTGTAACAGTGATGTCTAACCATCATTTGGAAGAATTTGCTTGGGGACTTGCAAATAGTAAATACCCGTTTTTATGGGTAATTAGGCCTGGTGTTGTGATGGGCGAATCGGCTATTTTGCCAAGAGAATTCATGGAGGCAATAAAAGGAAGGGGCTTCATTACAAGCTGGTGTCCCCAACAGCAAGTGTTGTCCCACCCAGCAATTGGCGTTTTCTTGACACATTGTGGATGGAATTCTCTGTTGGAAGTTGTGTCCGAAGGAGTGCCTTTAATATGTTGGCCTTTCTTTGGTGATCAACAAACGAATTGTCGATATTCGTGCACCACATGGGGCAATGGAATGGAAATCAACCCTGACGTAAAGCGTAAGGATGTGGAGGCTCTTGTTAAAGAGATAATGGAAGGAGATAATGGACAAAGGATAAGGCAAAAGGCATTGGAATGGAAGAAAAAAAGCTAA